The proteins below come from a single Halostagnicola larsenii XH-48 genomic window:
- the fni gene encoding type 2 isopentenyl-diphosphate Delta-isomerase — translation MPETSDRKDDHIRIIQEEDVETSGTGFADIDLVHDALPEIHRDEIDTTTTLFGHELAAPIVIESMTGGHPNTTKLNRALAEAAQETGIAMGVGSQRAGLELTDEDLLESYTVVREVAPDAVLYGNVGAAQLLEYDVDDVERAVEMIDADAMAIHLNFLQEAVQPEGDIDARGCLAEIERVASELSVPVVVKETGNGISRDVARRLADAGVDAIDVAGKGGTTWSGIESYRAAAVGASRQEGIGQLFRAWGVPTAVSTLEAAESHDCVVASGGVRSGLDIAKAIALGARAGGLAKPFLAPAGQGTEAVVDLIETLSLELRTAMFVTGSASIEELQETDYVVLGRTKEYLEERRER, via the coding sequence ATGCCCGAGACTTCCGACAGGAAAGACGACCACATTCGCATCATTCAAGAAGAAGACGTCGAGACGTCGGGGACGGGATTCGCCGATATCGATCTGGTCCACGACGCGCTTCCCGAGATCCACCGCGACGAAATCGACACGACGACGACGCTGTTCGGGCACGAACTGGCCGCACCGATCGTGATCGAGAGTATGACCGGCGGTCACCCTAACACGACGAAACTCAACCGGGCGCTGGCCGAAGCGGCCCAGGAGACGGGAATCGCCATGGGCGTCGGCAGCCAGCGCGCCGGCCTCGAGCTTACCGACGAGGACCTACTCGAGTCCTACACGGTCGTCCGCGAGGTCGCACCCGACGCCGTCCTCTACGGAAACGTCGGCGCGGCGCAGTTGCTCGAGTACGACGTCGACGACGTCGAACGGGCCGTCGAGATGATCGACGCCGACGCGATGGCGATCCACCTCAACTTCCTGCAGGAAGCCGTCCAGCCCGAGGGCGATATCGACGCCCGCGGCTGTCTCGCGGAGATCGAACGCGTCGCGAGCGAACTGAGCGTCCCCGTGGTCGTCAAGGAGACGGGCAACGGCATCTCGAGGGACGTCGCCCGCCGGCTCGCCGATGCGGGCGTCGACGCCATCGACGTGGCCGGGAAGGGCGGAACGACGTGGTCCGGCATCGAATCCTACCGGGCCGCCGCCGTCGGTGCCAGTCGACAGGAGGGGATTGGCCAACTGTTTCGCGCCTGGGGCGTGCCGACGGCGGTGAGCACCCTCGAGGCCGCCGAATCCCACGACTGCGTCGTCGCGAGCGGCGGCGTTCGATCGGGGCTCGACATCGCGAAAGCGATCGCGCTGGGCGCTCGAGCCGGCGGACTGGCGAAACCGTTTCTCGCGCCGGCCGGGCAGGGAACCGAGGCGGTAGTCGACCTGATCGAGACGCTCTCACTCGAGCTTCGGACGGCGATGTTCGTCACGGGCTCGGCATCGATCGAGGAGCTACAGGAAACCGACTACGTCGTCCTCGGGCGGACGAAGGAGTATCTCGAGGAACGACGCGAGCGCTGA
- the larB gene encoding nickel pincer cofactor biosynthesis protein LarB, translating into MRELLEAVAEGSLSPAQAEAELAGYVTDDAGRFDATRRQRRGIPEAILAEGKSPDAVASLAATALETTGRALLTRLSDEQFQVLESSLEDVEDEATIERWSTSALVRSSTYERSSLEATVAIVTAGTVDGPVADEAQVVCEDAGASVDRIDDVGVAALDRVLDQADRLRAADVVIVAAGREGALPTVVAGLVDAPVIAIPVSSGYGHGGDGEAALAGMLQSCTVLSVVNIDAGFVAGAQATLIARAVDRVAFSGNESDPADDSDL; encoded by the coding sequence ATGCGCGAACTTCTCGAAGCCGTTGCGGAGGGGTCTCTCTCCCCCGCCCAGGCCGAGGCTGAACTCGCCGGCTACGTCACTGACGACGCCGGCCGATTCGATGCGACGCGACGACAACGACGCGGCATTCCGGAGGCGATTCTCGCCGAAGGTAAGTCACCCGACGCGGTCGCCTCGCTGGCGGCGACCGCGCTCGAGACGACGGGACGGGCGCTCCTGACGCGACTCTCGGATGAACAGTTTCAGGTTCTCGAGTCTTCTCTCGAGGATGTCGAGGACGAGGCCACCATCGAGCGCTGGAGTACGTCCGCCCTCGTTCGGTCCTCGACATACGAACGATCCTCGCTCGAGGCGACGGTCGCGATCGTCACAGCGGGGACGGTCGACGGCCCGGTCGCCGACGAGGCACAGGTCGTCTGCGAAGACGCGGGGGCGTCCGTCGATCGGATCGACGACGTCGGCGTCGCGGCGCTCGATCGCGTGCTCGATCAGGCCGACCGGTTGCGAGCGGCGGACGTGGTGATCGTCGCCGCCGGTCGGGAGGGGGCCCTCCCGACGGTCGTGGCCGGTCTCGTCGATGCACCCGTCATCGCGATTCCCGTCTCGAGTGGCTACGGCCACGGCGGCGACGGCGAAGCGGCGCTCGCCGGCATGCTCCAGTCCTGTACCGTCCTCTCCGTCGTCAACATCGACGCTGGCTTCGTTGCCGGCGCACAGGCGACGCTCATCGCCCGCGCCGTCGATCGGGTGGCTTTCTCCGGGAACGAGAGTGATCCAGCCGACGACTCGGACTTGTAA
- a CDS encoding NADPH-dependent FMN reductase yields MTTGPSVLAVSGSLRSKSYTRTALRYVLRAADEAGAQTRLLDLQEYDLPLYDPDLEGQGDGSEVKRLVREADAIALGTPVYHGSYSGALKNFHDYCGFDEYEDTTVGLLATAGGGSYGSTLDHLRITVRGVHGWVLPHQVGIRSASGKFEADPDAIDGRAFIDDRLQDRVEKLGRMLTEYAFIEPDVSSPRAADESE; encoded by the coding sequence ATGACAACTGGTCCCTCGGTCCTCGCAGTCTCCGGAAGTCTCCGATCGAAGAGCTACACCAGAACGGCGCTCAGATACGTCCTCCGGGCTGCCGACGAAGCGGGCGCACAGACGCGCCTGCTCGATCTACAGGAGTACGACCTTCCGCTCTACGACCCGGATCTCGAGGGACAAGGCGACGGCAGCGAGGTGAAACGACTCGTCCGCGAGGCGGACGCCATCGCGCTCGGAACGCCGGTGTATCACGGATCGTACTCCGGCGCGCTCAAGAACTTCCACGACTACTGCGGGTTCGACGAGTACGAGGATACGACCGTCGGGCTGCTCGCGACCGCCGGCGGCGGGAGCTACGGTTCCACGCTCGATCACCTCCGAATCACCGTGCGGGGCGTCCACGGCTGGGTCCTTCCACATCAGGTCGGCATCCGGAGCGCATCCGGGAAGTTCGAAGCGGATCCCGACGCGATCGACGGGCGGGCCTTTATCGACGACAGACTCCAGGATCGCGTCGAGAAACTCGGCCGAATGCTCACCGAGTACGCCTTCATCGAACCGGACGTGAGTTCCCCTCGAGCGGCCGACGAAAGTGAGTGA
- a CDS encoding GIY-YIG nuclease family protein: protein MTDHVVYVLECADGSLYTGYTTDLDRRVAEHNAGSGAKYTRARTPVEVVYREHYDSRSTAMSREYEIKQHSRAEKERLVGLE, encoded by the coding sequence ATGACCGATCACGTCGTGTACGTCCTCGAGTGTGCCGACGGGAGTCTCTACACCGGCTATACGACGGATCTCGACCGCCGCGTCGCCGAGCACAACGCAGGCAGTGGTGCGAAGTATACGCGGGCGCGAACGCCCGTCGAGGTCGTCTACCGCGAGCACTACGACTCGAGGTCGACTGCGATGTCGCGCGAGTACGAGATAAAACAGCATTCCCGAGCCGAAAAAGAACGGCTGGTGGGGCTCGAGTGA
- a CDS encoding DUF5518 domain-containing protein, giving the protein MVSGRTLVNAVIGAVVGVVFSFLPISPAIGGAVAGFLEGPDGRDGAVAGALAGLIMFLPMAVMAMLVLAFFGFGVGFVGVPAVGALFGLVVLGLIIGTIFVSIVGLSVLGGLLGAYVAREYPDKHAASRETIGMGRESPRPRETAYSTSPSTTGERSSEADRSGRADDGRVDDREPGSYWDRDRPPVNDDFGGFRAGTRDSPADERDDERDRDARDADDSVDN; this is encoded by the coding sequence ATGGTTTCCGGACGAACACTCGTGAACGCGGTCATCGGCGCGGTCGTCGGCGTCGTCTTTTCCTTTCTTCCGATATCGCCCGCTATCGGTGGCGCGGTGGCCGGCTTCCTCGAGGGGCCGGACGGTCGCGACGGAGCCGTTGCCGGCGCACTAGCCGGGCTGATCATGTTCTTGCCGATGGCCGTCATGGCGATGCTCGTCCTCGCCTTCTTCGGATTCGGCGTCGGGTTCGTCGGCGTCCCTGCCGTCGGTGCCCTGTTCGGGCTGGTGGTCCTCGGATTGATCATCGGGACGATTTTCGTCTCCATCGTCGGGCTCTCGGTCCTCGGCGGACTGCTCGGCGCGTACGTGGCTCGAGAGTACCCCGACAAACACGCCGCTTCGCGGGAAACGATCGGGATGGGCCGAGAATCGCCCCGTCCGCGGGAGACGGCGTACTCCACCTCTCCGTCCACAACGGGTGAGCGCTCGTCCGAGGCCGATCGGTCCGGCCGCGCCGACGACGGTCGGGTCGACGACCGCGAACCGGGCTCCTACTGGGATCGGGACCGGCCGCCGGTCAACGACGATTTCGGCGGCTTTCGGGCGGGCACTCGAGACAGTCCTGCCGATGAGCGCGACGACGAGAGAGACAGGGACGCTCGAGACGCCGACGATTCCGTCGATAACTGA
- a CDS encoding ABC transporter ATP-binding protein has translation MSNTGTMPETEIAVSLEGVRKTYQLGEPVHALDGVSLEIPRGSYTAIMGPSGSGKSTLMNLVGCLDTPTEGSVVVDGRDVSALSGRERTRLRGTEVGFVFQTFNLMPRLNALENVALPQLFQGSSRSERRDRARELLERVGLGDRIDHLPNELSGGQRQRVALARALVNDPSIVLADEPSGNLDTETESQVLDLFAEFHGGGTTMIVVTHERHVAERAERIVHLLDGGIERIEDLEEGDEK, from the coding sequence ATGTCGAATACGGGGACGATGCCGGAGACCGAAATCGCGGTCTCGCTCGAGGGCGTCCGCAAAACCTACCAGTTGGGCGAGCCCGTCCACGCGCTCGATGGCGTCTCACTGGAGATCCCTCGAGGCTCCTACACCGCGATAATGGGCCCGAGCGGGTCGGGCAAATCGACGCTGATGAACCTCGTCGGCTGTCTCGATACGCCGACGGAGGGGTCGGTCGTCGTCGACGGCCGAGACGTGAGCGCGCTCTCGGGACGTGAACGGACCCGCCTGCGCGGCACGGAAGTCGGCTTCGTCTTCCAGACGTTCAACCTCATGCCCCGGCTGAACGCCCTCGAGAACGTCGCGCTTCCGCAGCTGTTTCAGGGGAGTTCTCGGAGCGAGCGTCGCGACCGGGCGCGCGAACTCTTAGAGCGCGTCGGACTGGGAGACCGCATCGATCACCTCCCGAACGAGTTATCGGGCGGCCAGCGCCAGCGGGTCGCGCTCGCTCGAGCGCTGGTGAACGACCCGTCGATCGTGCTCGCCGACGAACCCTCGGGGAACCTCGATACGGAGACCGAATCGCAGGTGCTCGACCTCTTCGCGGAGTTCCACGGCGGCGGGACGACGATGATCGTCGTGACTCACGAGCGCCACGTCGCCGAGCGCGCCGAGCGGATCGTCCACCTGCTCGACGGCGGGATCGAACGGATCGAGGACCTCGAGGAGGGCGACGAGAAATGA
- a CDS encoding DUF1931 family protein, whose protein sequence is MADLIVKAAVKEALDDKNVASDFYEALDEEVDELLEDAARRAEANDRKTVQPRDL, encoded by the coding sequence ATGGCAGATCTGATCGTCAAAGCCGCCGTAAAGGAAGCGCTCGATGACAAAAACGTCGCCTCGGACTTCTACGAAGCACTCGACGAGGAAGTCGACGAGCTTCTCGAAGACGCAGCACGACGTGCCGAAGCAAACGACCGGAAGACGGTCCAGCCGCGCGACCTGTAA
- a CDS encoding DUF7563 family protein → MPQCNHCSAHVSERFARVFADEHGDIHACTNCSANAGIAEAARERARRV, encoded by the coding sequence ATGCCACAGTGCAATCACTGCAGCGCGCACGTGTCGGAGCGATTCGCCCGCGTGTTTGCAGACGAACACGGCGACATCCACGCGTGTACCAACTGCTCGGCGAACGCAGGAATCGCAGAAGCTGCTCGAGAGCGGGCACGGCGTGTCTGA
- a CDS encoding thiamine ABC transporter substrate-binding protein, with protein MHRRSFVRAAGMGAATVGLAGCLTRENDGDGDGNGDGPLEIATYTSFVEGNFEDVTSPAEWLKEAFEEKYPDAEIKWTVPENGINRYVRNAQQGTEIGPDIYLGLNVDDLVRIDGAYDGELFASVDREQLENIDRVRDDIDFGDPDDRVVPYDTGYISLVYDESAVETPETLEGLLDSEYENEFVVQNAQDSDPGRAFLLWTIDEYGEDGYLEYWKGLQENDTLIGDSWTDTYYGPYDNEERSVIVSYSTDQVFYAGGDLTRHQVAFLDGKGYENHEGMAVFADSENADLAHDFMDFVLTSEAQAAIAEKNVQFPAVADEHVDLDEDFYDHALEPEESVTFTYDELEGNLTDWIDEWGQAIAQ; from the coding sequence ATGCACCGACGATCGTTCGTGCGCGCGGCTGGGATGGGGGCCGCTACTGTGGGATTAGCCGGGTGTCTAACCCGCGAAAACGACGGGGATGGAGACGGAAACGGCGACGGGCCGCTCGAGATCGCGACCTACACGTCCTTCGTCGAGGGAAACTTCGAAGACGTGACGTCGCCGGCCGAGTGGCTCAAAGAGGCGTTCGAGGAGAAGTATCCCGACGCCGAGATCAAGTGGACGGTCCCCGAAAACGGGATCAATCGCTACGTTCGGAATGCTCAACAGGGCACCGAAATCGGGCCGGACATCTATCTGGGACTCAACGTCGATGATCTGGTCCGCATCGACGGAGCATACGACGGGGAACTGTTCGCCTCGGTCGATCGAGAGCAACTCGAGAATATCGACCGTGTTCGAGACGACATCGACTTCGGCGACCCGGACGATCGGGTGGTACCCTACGACACGGGATACATTAGCCTCGTCTACGACGAGAGCGCCGTCGAGACGCCCGAAACGCTCGAGGGGCTGCTCGACAGCGAGTACGAAAACGAGTTCGTCGTCCAGAACGCCCAGGATTCCGATCCGGGACGGGCCTTTCTGCTCTGGACGATCGACGAGTACGGCGAGGACGGCTACCTCGAGTACTGGAAGGGCCTCCAGGAAAACGACACCTTGATCGGCGATAGCTGGACGGACACGTACTACGGTCCCTACGACAACGAGGAACGGTCGGTCATCGTCTCCTACTCGACCGATCAGGTCTTTTACGCGGGCGGCGACCTCACGCGCCATCAGGTCGCGTTTCTCGACGGCAAGGGGTACGAAAATCACGAGGGGATGGCCGTCTTCGCCGACAGCGAAAACGCCGACCTCGCACACGACTTCATGGACTTCGTGCTCACGAGCGAGGCTCAGGCGGCGATCGCAGAGAAAAACGTCCAGTTCCCGGCGGTCGCGGACGAACACGTCGATCTAGACGAGGACTTCTACGACCACGCCCTCGAACCCGAGGAATCGGTCACGTTCACCTACGACGAACTCGAGGGGAACCTCACCGACTGGATCGACGAGTGGGGACAGGCAATCGCTCAGTAA
- a CDS encoding DUF7342 family protein yields the protein MDEDAPGIDAWKAQTSAFDRVRSVTETVSEPRPASYIANEAYVAENTARDHLERLAEMNVLLKTERDGTTFYSPDPLHTRMQLLRDLLDSHDRDELIQLKADLQTEIETWREEYAVDSPDELRGCAAETDESEETRAVLQTAGDWELVRYRLEAVEDAIEHYATYTRYSRAFA from the coding sequence ATGGACGAAGACGCTCCTGGAATTGACGCCTGGAAAGCCCAAACGAGCGCGTTCGATAGGGTCCGATCGGTCACGGAAACCGTCTCCGAGCCCCGACCGGCGTCGTACATCGCAAACGAAGCCTACGTCGCCGAAAATACCGCGAGAGACCACCTCGAGCGGCTCGCAGAGATGAACGTCCTCCTAAAGACCGAACGCGACGGTACGACGTTTTACTCGCCGGATCCGCTTCACACGCGGATGCAACTACTTCGGGATCTGCTCGATTCGCACGACCGCGACGAACTCATCCAGTTGAAGGCCGATCTGCAAACGGAAATCGAAACGTGGCGCGAGGAGTACGCGGTCGATTCGCCGGACGAACTCCGCGGATGTGCCGCCGAAACGGACGAATCCGAGGAAACGCGAGCCGTCCTACAGACCGCAGGCGACTGGGAACTCGTCCGATATCGTCTCGAGGCTGTCGAGGACGCCATCGAACACTACGCGACGTACACTCGATATTCCCGAGCGTTCGCCTAA
- the rpiA gene encoding ribose-5-phosphate isomerase RpiA, with translation MKRTGGTDEAKRRAGERAAEEVEDGFVVGLGTGSTTAHAIRAIGEAVENGLEVRGIPTSFQSRQLALEVGIPLTSLDAVSSVDLAIDGADQVVDTGDGTEQVLDRSDAGDGDLIKGGGAAHTREKLVDAAADRFVVVADPSKLVDRLEGPVPLEVIPDAHTVVADAICELGGDSTLRAAECKDGPVVTDNGNLVLDCSFGPLEDPERLASRLASIPGVVEHGLFVGRTDAAYVGTESGVEVREY, from the coding sequence ATGAAGCGCACTGGCGGCACAGACGAGGCGAAACGCCGGGCGGGCGAACGCGCCGCCGAGGAGGTCGAAGACGGGTTCGTCGTCGGGCTCGGAACCGGCTCGACGACGGCACACGCGATCAGGGCGATCGGCGAGGCGGTCGAGAACGGACTCGAGGTTCGAGGCATTCCAACGTCGTTCCAGTCCCGACAGCTCGCGCTCGAGGTCGGCATTCCGCTCACGTCGCTCGATGCCGTCTCGAGCGTCGACCTCGCCATCGACGGTGCCGATCAGGTGGTCGACACCGGCGACGGCACCGAGCAGGTCCTCGACAGATCCGACGCGGGCGACGGTGACCTGATCAAAGGCGGCGGCGCGGCCCACACGCGAGAAAAACTCGTCGACGCCGCGGCCGATCGGTTCGTCGTCGTCGCCGACCCCTCGAAGCTCGTCGACCGACTCGAAGGTCCGGTCCCGCTCGAGGTGATACCCGACGCCCACACGGTCGTCGCCGACGCAATCTGCGAACTGGGCGGGGATTCGACCCTTCGGGCGGCCGAGTGCAAGGATGGCCCAGTTGTGACCGACAACGGCAACCTCGTCCTCGATTGCTCGTTCGGGCCGCTCGAGGACCCCGAACGCCTCGCGAGCCGACTCGCCTCGATCCCCGGCGTCGTCGAACACGGACTGTTCGTCGGACGGACCGACGCGGCCTACGTCGGAACCGAGTCGGGCGTCGAGGTTAGAGAGTACTGA
- a CDS encoding ABC transporter permease: protein MKPLESLRLSWRSIAGHKLRSGLTMLGVVIGIAAVIAFVTLGASLQAGVIGDISPDDQRNLYGWAADPDVEAGPGAGSQPVFTQSDLEAVSELEDVEAAYGYAPLPTQTVSDGNETVPQGDGVVASGPSYVQADSLEEGERFEMGETQAVLNPAAAGQFEDDLEVGDTLTITLLGGQEVETEVVGITDTSEGLSPFEGFESSPRIYVPTDPYYTDQMAGMAAGASGGISQTDGGDQQANESGQDDGTGASEDGQSDNASDSEQPDNASEGGQPDNASDSEQSTNEAAAEQPTAATDDDQPTEVSLQSDGGQQEDGWQASAADLQGRTLSMQDGSDGGSSAENVRFTAIVVEAESNDDAAIEAARDAATNYLESDESDASEFLGDDLAISLETSTELLQQVQDILNLLQSFIVGIAAISLLVGSIGIANIMLVSVTERTREIGIMKAVGAQNRDVLGLFLMEAVILGLIGAVIGTALGFATGYLGAWYIGLPLVYPLEYVALAIIVGVLVGIVSGLYPAWRAARTDPIDALRYE from the coding sequence ATGAAGCCCCTCGAGAGCCTGCGCCTCTCCTGGCGCTCGATCGCGGGCCACAAGCTTCGGTCGGGGTTGACGATGCTGGGGGTCGTGATCGGCATCGCGGCGGTGATCGCGTTCGTCACGCTCGGCGCGAGCCTGCAGGCGGGGGTCATCGGCGACATCAGCCCGGACGACCAGCGGAACCTCTACGGCTGGGCGGCCGATCCCGACGTCGAGGCCGGCCCGGGTGCCGGCTCGCAGCCGGTCTTTACCCAGAGCGACCTCGAGGCGGTCAGCGAACTCGAGGACGTCGAGGCGGCCTACGGCTACGCGCCGTTGCCGACCCAGACGGTCTCCGACGGGAACGAAACGGTGCCACAGGGCGACGGCGTCGTCGCGTCTGGGCCGTCGTACGTTCAAGCGGACAGCCTCGAGGAGGGCGAACGGTTCGAGATGGGAGAAACCCAGGCGGTGCTCAACCCAGCGGCGGCGGGTCAGTTCGAAGACGATCTCGAGGTCGGCGATACCCTCACGATCACTCTGCTGGGCGGGCAGGAGGTCGAAACCGAGGTTGTCGGGATCACCGACACCTCCGAAGGCCTGAGCCCGTTCGAGGGCTTCGAGAGCTCGCCGCGGATCTACGTTCCGACGGATCCGTACTACACGGACCAGATGGCGGGAATGGCCGCTGGAGCCAGTGGGGGAATCAGCCAGACAGACGGTGGTGACCAGCAGGCTAACGAAAGTGGTCAAGACGACGGGACGGGGGCGAGCGAGGATGGGCAGTCGGACAACGCAAGCGACAGCGAACAGCCAGACAACGCGAGTGAGGGTGGGCAGCCGGACAACGCGAGCGACAGCGAGCAATCGACCAACGAAGCTGCCGCCGAGCAACCGACCGCTGCAACTGACGACGATCAGCCAACCGAGGTGAGCCTCCAGAGCGATGGCGGTCAACAGGAAGACGGATGGCAAGCGAGCGCTGCCGACCTGCAAGGCCGCACGCTCTCGATGCAGGACGGTTCCGATGGCGGGTCGAGCGCCGAGAACGTCCGATTTACCGCCATTGTGGTCGAGGCGGAGTCGAACGACGACGCGGCCATCGAGGCCGCTCGAGACGCCGCGACGAACTATCTCGAGAGCGACGAGTCCGACGCGAGCGAGTTCCTCGGAGACGATCTGGCCATCTCGCTCGAGACCAGTACCGAACTCCTCCAACAGGTACAGGACATCCTCAACTTGCTCCAGAGCTTCATCGTCGGCATCGCGGCGATCTCGTTGCTCGTCGGCTCGATCGGAATCGCGAACATCATGCTGGTGTCGGTCACCGAACGAACGCGCGAGATCGGCATCATGAAAGCCGTTGGGGCGCAGAATCGCGACGTTCTCGGACTCTTCCTGATGGAGGCCGTGATCCTCGGGCTGATCGGCGCGGTGATCGGAACCGCACTCGGGTTCGCGACGGGCTATCTCGGCGCGTGGTACATCGGACTCCCGCTAGTCTATCCGCTCGAGTACGTCGCACTCGCCATCATCGTCGGCGTCCTCGTCGGCATCGTCTCCGGGTTGTACCCCGCCTGGCGAGCCGCGCGAACGGACCCGATCGACGCGCTGCGTTACGAGTAG
- a CDS encoding ABC transporter permease — protein sequence MFRDSEFLRGSTFLRTNESGSWLERHALHLTALVTAGVLVVMLYFPIGIVFANAAFIDGVPTLEPVRAVLSDPFYVGSLAGVFENPLAIGSHLGALAGWIGAVSISLTVVTPIPGLDVPLPWLSIQTPGVRGGLFGFTAYQAVLSTIASLALGLPAASVLANYEFRGRRTIRSLTILPFVLPGILVAVGFYAMFGQAGTLNSLLGLAGLGPVSFMQFSPLAIVILAHAFYNAPLIARITVAAWESVDTRTVETARSLGASRRRAFLDVVVPQLLPAILTGALLTFIFTFMTFPIVLALGGLELATVEVWIYDRMRQLDYAEAAALALLETVLSLSLTYVYLRYESAQSGLARADATTARERLFPDVRTALSPRRLAIICYGFLALVVFVGPMASLVVGSVTDAGGFTLGHFSFLLERQLDGAAFQTRPYPAIRNSLLFGVGTLFLAVPMGVVVSVLTARAGRTGTVIETLAMVPLAVSGVVVGIGLLQGLVFGISLPYGWRLEVTGAVAIVVAHAVAAYPFVTRNVSPLLSNLDPAMVESARALGASRARALLDIELPLIASGIVAGAAFAFAISIGEFSSTVILAGGTDAYTMPVALERYLGRRSGPAIAMGTILLLVTASSFVVIDRVGGRFEG from the coding sequence TTGTTCCGGGATAGTGAGTTTCTCCGAGGAAGTACGTTTCTCCGGACCAACGAGAGCGGTAGCTGGCTCGAGCGCCACGCCCTGCATCTAACGGCGCTGGTGACCGCGGGCGTGCTCGTCGTCATGTTGTATTTTCCGATCGGCATCGTCTTCGCGAACGCGGCGTTCATCGACGGAGTACCGACGCTCGAGCCCGTTCGTGCGGTCCTCAGCGATCCGTTCTACGTCGGATCGCTGGCAGGGGTGTTCGAGAACCCGCTCGCAATCGGGAGCCACCTCGGCGCGCTCGCGGGCTGGATCGGCGCGGTTTCTATCTCGCTGACGGTCGTGACGCCGATTCCGGGACTCGACGTTCCACTGCCCTGGCTGTCGATTCAGACGCCGGGTGTTCGGGGAGGGCTCTTCGGATTTACCGCCTATCAGGCGGTGCTCTCGACGATCGCGAGTCTCGCGCTCGGGCTGCCGGCGGCGTCCGTGCTCGCGAACTACGAGTTTCGCGGCCGGCGGACGATTCGGTCGCTGACGATCCTCCCGTTCGTCCTCCCCGGGATTCTGGTCGCGGTCGGATTCTACGCCATGTTCGGGCAGGCGGGGACGCTCAACTCCTTGCTCGGGCTGGCCGGCCTCGGCCCGGTTTCGTTCATGCAGTTCAGTCCGCTCGCGATCGTTATCCTGGCCCACGCGTTCTACAACGCGCCGCTGATCGCCAGGATCACTGTCGCCGCCTGGGAGTCCGTCGACACGCGAACCGTCGAAACCGCACGCAGCCTGGGTGCGAGTCGACGCCGCGCGTTTCTCGACGTCGTCGTCCCGCAGTTGCTTCCCGCGATATTGACCGGCGCGCTGCTGACGTTCATCTTCACGTTCATGACCTTCCCCATCGTCCTCGCGCTGGGCGGGCTCGAGCTGGCGACAGTCGAAGTCTGGATCTACGACCGTATGCGGCAACTGGACTACGCCGAGGCCGCGGCGCTGGCACTGCTCGAGACGGTCCTCTCGCTCTCGCTCACCTACGTATACCTCCGATACGAGTCCGCCCAGTCCGGACTCGCCCGAGCCGACGCGACGACCGCTCGAGAGCGACTCTTTCCCGACGTTCGAACCGCGCTGTCGCCGCGGCGACTCGCAATTATCTGTTACGGGTTCCTCGCGCTCGTCGTCTTCGTCGGCCCGATGGCGAGTCTCGTCGTCGGGAGCGTCACCGACGCCGGCGGATTCACGCTCGGACACTTTTCGTTCCTGCTCGAGCGACAGCTAGACGGGGCGGCCTTCCAGACGCGGCCGTATCCGGCGATTCGAAACTCGCTGCTGTTCGGCGTCGGGACGCTCTTCCTCGCCGTTCCGATGGGCGTCGTCGTGAGCGTGCTCACCGCTCGAGCCGGGCGGACCGGAACGGTTATCGAAACCCTCGCGATGGTGCCACTCGCTGTCAGCGGCGTCGTCGTCGGAATCGGGCTCTTGCAGGGGCTCGTCTTCGGAATCTCGCTGCCCTACGGCTGGCGGTTGGAAGTGACCGGCGCGGTCGCCATCGTCGTCGCACACGCCGTCGCAGCCTATCCGTTCGTGACGCGGAACGTCTCGCCGCTGCTGTCGAATCTCGATCCGGCGATGGTCGAGTCCGCCCGCGCACTCGGTGCCTCCCGAGCCCGCGCCCTCCTCGATATCGAACTGCCGCTGATCGCGAGCGGGATCGTCGCCGGCGCGGCGTTCGCCTTCGCCATCTCGATCGGCGAGTTCTCTTCGACGGTGATTTTGGCCGGGGGAACCGACGCCTACACCATGCCAGTCGCACTCGAGCGGTACCTGGGGCGGCGATCCGGCCCCGCAATCGCCATGGGGACGATCCTACTCTTGGTCACCGCCTCGAGTTTCGTCGTCATCGACCGCGTCGGTGGGAGGTTCGAAGGGTGA